From Polyangia bacterium, one genomic window encodes:
- a CDS encoding IS5/IS1182 family transposase, with protein sequence YRLLSKEFERTIVSSESDIQLCMIRLMTRRLAFG encoded by the coding sequence TATCGCTTATTGTCGAAAGAATTCGAGCGAACCATCGTTTCAAGCGAATCCGACATTCAACTATGTATGATACGTCTCATGACGCGCCGCCTGGCATTTGGCTGA